The Phoenix dactylifera cultivar Barhee BC4 chromosome 9, palm_55x_up_171113_PBpolish2nd_filt_p, whole genome shotgun sequence genome window below encodes:
- the LOC103722032 gene encoding peroxisome biogenesis protein 6 has translation MAERRKPLILSSTRTLLDSVLNSAKSGGIKDGGGGADRRDRVSGDRSRLGMRLTAGILRFADDGAGGDELKENSHLVGVSASVLKRLSVTAGSLVFVKNSDTDVGRIVKVMVLDRPVVGETQEECTNQAISASSSCRVMNIMPSFTYPSDIHLSLDQEVAYITPLLAFNLGLHVSCLKLLVHGGEESLKSLFEAEGHETDERRTNNSSVHIELDAWPHLPIYASHIRVSFVKIPECGVLGSLRGNSTIEVGDRQDIIDSALNAYFKVDRFLARGDVFCIHINWYCGSEMCVACNQKTFERFSRNRIYFKVMAMEPLNESILRVNCNQTALVLGGSATSAIPPDILVGNYNELMPVQGDTVKLLASILAPTLCPSALSSKFRVAVFLFGPAGCGKRTVVRYVAGRLGLHVVEFSCHDLMAPSERKLPAALANMFKMAHRYSPSILLLRHFDVFGNLSSNEGSSFDQVGITSEVASVIREFTEPVSEDEDFNPGKAANDGSYLVEAERVSSHQVLLVAAADTSEGLQPPIRRCFSHEISMSSLSEEQRVNMLSQSLQGATKIHDQTINDEFLKDIIAQTSGFMPMDIRAIVADASASFIHRFLADNDRVGPSEHDENSVTGFKSARDDNSSDRNAAKHLAREDFSKALERSKKRNASALGTPKVPNVKWEDVGGLEEVKKSILDTVQLPLLHKNLFSSGLRKRSGVLLYGPPGTGKTLLAKAVATECSLNFLSVKGPELINMYIGESEKNVRDIFQKARSARPCVIFFDELDSLAPARGASGDSGGVMDRVVSQMLAEIDGLNESSQDLFIIGASNRPDLIDPALLRPGRFDKLLYVGVNSDASYRESVLKALTRKFKLHENVSLFSIAKKCPPNFTGADMYALCADAWFHAAKRKVSDNCIDSSSIDDKGDSVVVEINDFIKVLGELSPSLSLNELKKYERLKEQFEGASK, from the exons ATGGCggagaggcggaagcctctcaTACTCTCCTCCACCCGAACCCTCCTCGATTCCGTCCTCAATTCGGCCAAGTCCGGCGGCATCAAGGATGGTGGAGGTGGCGCCGACCGGAGAGACCGGGTCTCCGGCGACCGGAGTCGGCTGGGGATGCGATTGACGGCCGGGATTCTCCGATTTGCGGATGATGGAGCTGGAGGCGATGAGCTGAAGGAGAATTCGCACTTGGTGGGGGTTTCTGCCTCCGTGCTGAAGAGACTCTCGGTCACAGCTGGATCACTG GTTTTTGTCAAGAATTCCGATACTGATGTAGGGAGGATCGTTAAGGTTATGGTCCTTGATCGTCCAGTTGTGGGGGAGACACAGGAAGAATGCACCAACCAAGCCATCTCGGCTTCAAGTTCTTGTCGTGTAATGAATATAATGCCTTCATTTACATATCCATCAGACATTCATCTTTCCTTGGATCAGGAAGTTGCATATATCACCCCACTTTTAGCATTTAACCTTGGGTTGCATGTCTCTTGCCTTAAACTTCTTGTACATGGGGGCGAAGAATCCTTGAAATCTTTGTTTGAAGCTGAAGGGCACGAGACAGATGAGAGGCGGACAAATAATTCCTCTGTGCACATTGAGCTTGATGCATGGCCTCACTTGCCCATATATGCCTCACACATAAGGGTTTCTTTTGTAAAGATCCCTGAATGTGGTGTGCTTGGATCCCTTCGGGGAAATTCGACAATTGAAGTAGGGGACCGTCAAGATATAATTGACTCAGCTTTGAATGCTTACTTTAAAGTTGATAGGTTTTTGGCTAGAGGTGATGTTTTCTGTATTCACATAAATTGGTATTGTGGTTCAGAAATGTGTGTTGCTTGCAACCAGAAGACATTCGAAAGATTTTCGAGAAATAGAATCTACTTCAAG GTCATGGCTATGGAGCCATTAAATGAATCTATCCTTCGTGTTAATTGCAATCAAACAGCACTTGTTCTTGGAGGAAGTGCAACTTCTGCTATTCCTCCTGATATATTAGTTGGCAACTACAATGAACTTATGCCTGTGCAAGGTGATACTGTGAAGCTCTTGGCATCCATATTAGCACCTACATTATGCCCCTCTGCTCTATCATCAAAGTTCAGGGTTGCGGTGTTCTTATTTGGTCCTGCAG GGTGTGGTAAGAGAACAGTTGTTAGATATGTTGCTGGTCGTTTAGGCTTGCATGTAGTGGAATTTAGTTGTCATGACCTTATGGCTCCTTCAGAGAGGAAGTTGCCTGCTGCACTTGCAAATATGTTCAAAATGGCTCACAG ATATTCACCTTCTATTCTTCTACTTCGCCACTTTGATGTGTTTGGCAATCTATCTTCTAATGAAGGCTCATCATTTGATCAAGTCGGCATTACCTCAGAAGTTGCATCAGTTATTAGAGAGTTTACGGAGCCAGTTTCTGAAGATGAGGACTTCAATCCTGgaaaagcagcaaatgatggtTCT TATCTAGTGGAAGCTGAAAGAGTAAGCAGTCACCAAGTATTACTAGTTGCAGCTGCAGATACTTCTGAAGGTCTGCAACCACCTATTAGACGTTGCTTCAGCCATGAGATAAGCATGAGTTCTTTAAGTGAAGAACAGAGGGTCAACATGCTGTCCCAATCACTACAAGGTGCCACCAAGATCCACGATCag actATTAATGATGAATTTCTGAAAGACATCATTGCCCAGACATCGGGTTTCATGCCTATGGATATACGTGCCATAGTTGCTGATGCCAGTGCCAGTTTTATACATAGATTTTTAGCTGACAATGATAGAGTTGGACCCAGTGAGCATGATGAAAATTCTGTTACAGGCTTTAAGTCTGCTAGGGATGACAACAGCTCTGATAGAAATGCAGCTAAGCATCTGGCTAGAGAAGACTTCTCGAAAGCTTTGGAACGATCAAAGAAAAGGAATGCTTCTGCATTGGGTACACCTAAA GTGCCCAATGTGAaatgggaagatgttggtgggcttgaagaagtgaagaaatcaattcTAGATACTGTTCAG TTACCTCTCCTGCATAAGAATTTATTTTCATCTGGATTGCGCAAGAGGTCAGGTGTTTTGCTCTATGGCCCCCCTGGGACAGGGAAG ACACTGTTGGCAAAAGCTGTTGCAACCGAGTGTTCATTGAATTTTCTCAGTGTAAAAGGGCCAGAATTAATTAATATGTACATAGGAGAATCCGAAAAAAATGTTCGAGACATCTTCCAGAAG GCAAGATCTGCACGTCCCTGTGTCATTTTCTTTGATGAGCTTGATTCCCTTGCTCCTGCTCGAGGAGCCTCTGGAGATTCAGGTGGTGTCATGGACAGAGTTGTTTCTCAG ATGCTTGCAGAAATTGATGGCCTAAATGAATCCAGTCAG GATTTATTTATTATAGGGGCGAGTAACAGACCTGATCTTATTGACCCAGCTCTTCTGCGCCCTGGTCGATTTGACAAACTTCTATATGTTGGAGTAAATTCGGATGCATCTTATAGGGAGAG CGTTCTCAAGGCACTTACACGAAAATTTAAACTGCATGAGAATGTATCTTTATTCTCAATAGCTAAGAAGTGTCCTCCAAATTTTACTGGAGCAGACATGTATGCACTATGTGCAGATGCTTGGTTTCATGCTGCAAAACGGAAG GTTTCAGACAATTGTATAGATTCTTCAAGTATTGATGATAAAGGAGATTCAGTTGTTGTTGAAATCAATGATTTTATAAAG GTCTTAGGAGAGCTGTCACCATCTTTATCACTGAATGAATTGAAGAAGTATGAACGGCTAAAGGAACAGTTCGAAGGAGCTTCAAAATGA
- the LOC103722033 gene encoding nucleolar complex protein 3 homolog, whose product MGKKKKVILPPELPQEVADDEVEVSDEDVDFVRENLKYAKFLTKLDTNSINRHVTRVADHKEDELEALYEKRNRKAALLKSKEEDERYVDPVDALPIKTLDGELQYRTAKGSKSGDITNENKSASWIKDSEKDTGVVKLTKAERRLKMKKSRKEAKKLAEEETKVDPAEEKLHSEVLAKVEEDLSAEELFAKKKIRLAEVGMALIENPESNIKSLKELLQICDDDDHNIVKLGLMSLLAVFKDIIPGYRIRLPTEKELEMTVSKAVQQTRSYESTLLHSYKAYLQKLITLDKQPTFHHVAVRCMCSLLDAVPHFNFRESLLANVVKNISSSDDVVRKLCCEAITSLFINEGKHGGQATLEAVRLIAAHVKFHDCQLHPDSIDVFLSLTFDEDLGKSESKEEKVKHKKKRRWQNQEGSNQVQGSDRKKARQELMVKTREEVNADFKAVSFVPGSEERRRMQSETLSAVFEMYFRILKHSMDPSVSRSKVNAVAASGASGSHPLLASCLNGLGKFSHLIDLDFMGDLMGCLKKLAGYSDHFDGSSSESCLSVSERFQCCLVAFRVMRNNLDALNVDLQDFFVQLYNLLLEYRPDRDRGEVLAEALKTMLWEGKQHDVQRAAAFIKRLATFSLSFGSAEAMAALVTIKHLLQKNSKCRNLLENDAGGGSFSGLVVKYQPEAADPNLSGALASVLWELSLLAKHYNPSISSTATSISSMASMDPAQNQVYLSTTSPLQAFKDLSIERELFKPTGKPVSLNRKRMRGKDFVIISPDEVQKVENTIDEEEVKCRLEEHFMVLRDIAENERLRGELNHTLSSIKLYKEYKRQKKQRDTSNT is encoded by the exons atggggaagaagaagaaggtaatCCTTCCTCCCGAGCTCCCTCAGGAGGTTGCCGACGATGAGGTTGAAGTATCCGACGAGGATGTTGATTTCGTGAGAGAGAATCTGaaatatgccaaatttctcaccAAATTGGACACGAACTCAATCAACCG ACATGTTACACGAGTCGCTGATCATAAGGAAGATGAACTGGAAGCTCTTTATGAGAAGCGGAATAGAAAAGCTGCTCTGCTGAAATCCAAGGAGGAAGATGAGCGGTACGTGGATCCAGTTGATGCTCTTCCAATTAAGACATTAGATGGAGAGTTGCAATACAGAACGG CCAAGGGTTCAAAATCTGGAGACATAACCAATGAAAATAAATCTGCATCTTGGATTAAAGATAGTGAAAAAGATACTGGTGTAGTAAAGCTTACAAAAGCAGAACGAAGGCTAAAAATGAAGAAAAGTAGAAAGGAAGCTAAGAAACTAGCAGAGGAGGAAACAAAAGTTGATCCTGCAGAAGAAAAACTACACTCAGAAGTGCTG GCTAAGGTGGAGGAGGACCTTTCAGCTGAAGAGTTATTTGCAAAGAAGAAAATTAGACTGGCAGAAGTTGGGATGGCATTGATTGAAAATCCTGAGTCAAATATTAAGTCCCTAAAGGAGTTGTTGCAGATTTGTGATGATGATGACCATAACATAGTCAAGCTTGGTTTGATGTCTCTACTGGCTGTTTTCAAAGACATCATTCCTGG GTATCGTATCAGGTTACCAACTGAAAAGGAGCTGGAGATGACAGTTTCAAAAGCAGTACAACAAACACGTTCCTATGAGTCTACACTTCTACACTCGTACAag GCATATCTTCAAAAACTGATAACCTTGGATAAGCAGCCTACATTTCACCATGTCGCTGTTCGTTGCATGTGTAGTCTTCTAGATGCTGTACCACATTTCAACTTTCGTGAGAGCTTATTAGCTAACGTCGTCAAGAATATAAGCTCCTCGGATGATGTCGTAAG gAAACTCTGTTGTGAAGCGATAACGTCACTTTTCATCAATGAGGGAAAGCATGGTGGTCAAGCAACTCTGGAAGCTGTTCGATTGATTGCTGCTCATGTGAAGTTCCATGATTGCCAACTTCATCCTGACAGTATAGAT GTCTTTTTATCCTTGACATTTGATGAAGATCTTGGAAAATCTGAAAGTAAGGAGGAAAAGgtgaaacacaaaaaaaaaaggcgttGGCAGAATCAAGAGGGCTCAAATCAAGTGCAAGGGAGTGATAGAAAGAAAGCCAGGCAGGAATTAATGGTGAAGACGAGAGAAGAG GTCAATGCAGATTTTAAGGCTGTTTCATTTGTTCCAGGCTCAGAAGAGCGACGAAGGATGCAGTCAGAAACGCTTTCTGCTGTTTTTGAGATGTACTTCCGTATTTTGAAACATAGCATGGATCCTTCTGTCTCAAG GTCTAAAGTCAATGCTGTTGCAGCATCTGGTGCATCTGGATCCCACCCATTACTTGCATCATGCTTGAATGGCTTGGGGAAGTTCTCTCATTTGATTGATTTAGATTTTATGGGTGATCTTATGGGCTGCCTCAAGAAGCTTGCTGGATATAGTGACCACTTTGATGGCTCTTCATCTGAAAGTTGCTTGTCTGTTTCAGAACGTTTCCAATGCTGCCTTGTGGCATTTAGAGTAATGAGGAACAACCTAGATGCATTGAATGTCGATCTGCAGGATTTTTTCGTTCAGCTTTATAACCTTCTTTTGGAGTATAGACCTGACAG GGATCGGGGTGAGGTGTTGGCTGAAGCTTTAAAAACAATGCTATGGGAAGGAAAACAACATGATGTGCAGAGAGCAGCTGCTTTCATAAAACGCCTGGCAACTTTTTCTCTGTCCTTTGGTTCTGCAGAGGCTATGGCAG CCTTGGTGACAATAAAACATCTACTCCAGAAGAACAGCAAGTGCCGCAATTTGTTGGAGAATGATGCTGGTGGTGGTTCATTCTCTGGTTTAGTAGTG AAGTATCAACCGGAGGCTGCAGACCCAAACCTGAGTGGTGCTCTCGCTTCGGTTCTATGGGAGCTTAGTCTTCTGGCAAAGCATTACAATCCGTCCATTTCATCCACGGCGACAAgtatttcaagcatggcaagCATGGACCCTGCCCAGAATCAGGTTTACCTCTCCACAACATCCCCACTGCAAGCCTTTAAAGACTTGTCAATCGAACGAGAGCTGTTCAAACCAACTGGTAAACCAGTCTCTCTAAATCGTAAAAGGATGAGGGGAAAGGATTTTGTTATCATCAGTCCTGATGAAGTTCAGAAAGTGGAGAACACAATAGATGAGGAAGAGGTGAAATGCAGGTTGGAAGAACATTTCATGGTGCTTAGAGATATTGCAGAAAATGAGAGACTgaggggggagttgaatcacaCTCTATCATCAATCAAGTTGTACAAGGAGTACAAGAGACAGAAAAAGCAAAGAGATACTTCAAATACGTAG